One Phocaeicola dorei genomic region harbors:
- a CDS encoding type B 50S ribosomal protein L31: protein MKKGLHPENYRPVVFKDMSNGDVFLSRSTCSTKETIEFEGETYPLVKLEISNTSHPFYTGKSKLVDTAGRVDKFMSRYGNRMKK, encoded by the coding sequence ATGAAAAAAGGTCTTCATCCTGAAAACTATCGTCCGGTTGTATTTAAAGATATGTCAAACGGCGATGTATTTTTGTCACGTTCAACTTGTAGCACAAAAGAAACCATCGAATTCGAAGGTGAAACTTATCCGTTGGTAAAACTGGAAATTTCTAATACATCACACCCGTTCTACACTGGTAAATCTAAATTGGTGGATACAGCAGGTCGTGTTGATAAGTTCATGAGCCGCTACGGTAACCGTATGAAAAAGTAA
- a CDS encoding DUF3256 family protein, producing MKKTLFIIGMLLCVFSLHAQDMKTLFIAMPDSIAPLLTKVNREDCVDFLASNMKAEVKNRFGKVSELKKLTDDYLFLQTTGSSSMEMKLLPLNDSVKVICVINTVCGPVCDSEIRFYSTRWEQLAESDFIRLPSVEAFYLPVDTLTDEAYVAIREKADMELVKATLSEDKSIISFTYTTPEYLAKTEREKLAVYIKKEPVIYEWKEGKFSAFP from the coding sequence ATGAAAAAGACTTTATTTATAATAGGTATGTTGTTGTGCGTGTTTTCGTTGCACGCTCAGGATATGAAAACTCTCTTTATCGCTATGCCTGATTCGATAGCTCCTTTATTGACAAAGGTAAATCGCGAGGATTGTGTGGATTTTCTGGCAAGTAATATGAAGGCGGAGGTCAAGAACCGTTTTGGAAAGGTGTCCGAGCTGAAAAAGTTGACTGACGATTATTTGTTTCTGCAGACCACGGGAAGTAGTTCTATGGAAATGAAACTGTTGCCCTTGAATGATTCCGTAAAGGTGATTTGTGTGATCAATACAGTTTGTGGTCCGGTTTGTGATAGTGAAATTCGTTTTTATAGTACACGGTGGGAGCAACTGGCGGAAAGTGATTTTATCCGGCTTCCTTCTGTCGAGGCTTTTTATCTGCCGGTAGATACGCTGACTGATGAGGCTTATGTTGCGATTAGAGAGAAAGCAGATATGGAACTGGTGAAAGCTACTTTGTCTGAGGACAAGTCAATCATCTCTTTTACTTATACTACTCCGGAATATCTGGCAAAGACAGAAAGAGAAAAATTGGCAGTGTATATCAAGAAAGAGCCGGTGATATATGAATGGAAAGAAGGAAAGTTTAGTGCATTCCCCTAA
- a CDS encoding efflux RND transporter periplasmic adaptor subunit — protein sequence MMTLNRKWMRLIVLVGCAALTASCKQAPVAQMEAEYAVLKVSPSDKVLSTTYSATIRGRQDIDIYPQVSGFLTQLCVEEGQAVRKGQILFIIDQVPYKAALETAVANVESAKAGLATAQLTYDSKKELFAKKVVSEFDLKTAENSWLTAKAQLAQAKAQEVSARNNLSYTEVKSPADGVIGTLPYRVGALVSASLPQPLTTVSDNSDMYVYFSMTENQLLALTRQYGSKAEALKNMPEVELQLNDKSMYGEKGRIETISGVVDRNTGTASLRAVFPNKNGLLYSGTSGNVILPVTMKGSLVIPQATTFEIQDITYVYKVVDGKAQSAPVSVTRVNGGQEYIVNDGLKEGDIIVAEGVGLLREGTPVKVKQN from the coding sequence ATGATGACATTGAACAGAAAATGGATGCGACTAATAGTATTAGTTGGTTGTGCTGCTTTGACAGCGTCGTGTAAACAGGCGCCTGTTGCACAAATGGAGGCGGAATATGCGGTATTGAAAGTATCGCCGTCGGATAAAGTTTTGTCTACTACTTATTCGGCTACGATCCGCGGACGTCAGGATATTGATATTTATCCGCAAGTTTCCGGTTTCCTAACACAACTTTGTGTGGAGGAAGGACAGGCAGTACGTAAAGGACAAATCTTATTTATTATTGATCAAGTACCTTATAAGGCGGCATTGGAAACTGCTGTGGCTAATGTGGAATCGGCGAAAGCCGGATTGGCAACAGCACAGTTGACATACGATAGCAAGAAAGAATTGTTTGCAAAGAAAGTAGTTTCTGAATTTGATTTGAAGACGGCAGAAAATTCATGGCTTACTGCCAAGGCCCAGTTGGCCCAGGCGAAAGCGCAGGAGGTGAGTGCTCGCAATAATCTTTCGTATACAGAAGTGAAAAGTCCTGCGGATGGAGTGATTGGTACATTGCCTTATCGGGTAGGTGCATTGGTTAGTGCCAGTTTGCCACAACCGTTGACTACGGTTTCTGATAATTCGGATATGTATGTTTATTTTTCGATGACTGAAAATCAATTGTTGGCTCTGACCCGTCAATATGGTTCCAAAGCAGAAGCGTTGAAAAATATGCCGGAAGTGGAACTGCAATTGAATGACAAGTCTATGTATGGCGAAAAGGGGCGTATTGAAACCATCAGTGGGGTGGTAGACCGTAATACGGGTACCGCGAGTCTGCGTGCCGTATTCCCGAATAAGAATGGGTTGCTGTATAGCGGAACATCGGGAAATGTGATCCTTCCGGTTACGATGAAAGGAAGTTTGGTTATTCCTCAGGCTACAACTTTTGAAATTCAGGATATTACATATGTATATAAAGTCGTGGACGGCAAGGCACAATCAGCTCCTGTTAGTGTGACCCGTGTAAATGGAGGACAGGAATATATCGTGAACGATGGATTGAAAGAGGGAGATATCATTGTTGCAGAAGGCGTAGGCTTGCTGCGTGAAGGTACTCCGGTTAAAGTAAAACAAAACTAA
- a CDS encoding class II fructose-bisphosphate aldolase, with protein MVNYKDLGLVNTRDMFAKAIKGGYAIPAFNFNNMEQMQAIIKAAVETKSPVILQVSKGARQYANATLLRYMAQGAVEYAKELGCAKPEIVLHLDHGDTFETCKSCIDSGFSSVMIDGSHLPYEENVALTKKVVDYAHQFDVTVEGELGVLAGVEDEVSSDHHTYTDPEEVIDFATRTGCDSLAISIGTSHGAYKFTPEQCHIDPATGRMVPPPLAFEVLDAVMEKLPGFPIVLHGSSSVPQEEVETINKYGGALKAAIGIPEEELRKAAKSAVCKINIDSDSRLAMTAAVRKVFAEKPAEFDPRKYLGPARDNMEKLYKHKIINVLGSDNKLAE; from the coding sequence ATGGTTAATTACAAAGATTTAGGTCTGGTAAACACTAGAGATATGTTTGCTAAGGCTATCAAAGGTGGATATGCAATTCCTGCATTCAACTTCAACAATATGGAACAGATGCAGGCTATCATCAAAGCTGCAGTAGAAACAAAATCTCCGGTTATTTTGCAGGTTTCAAAAGGTGCTCGTCAGTATGCTAACGCTACTTTGTTGCGTTACATGGCTCAGGGTGCTGTAGAATATGCAAAAGAATTAGGTTGTGCAAAACCTGAAATCGTTCTTCATCTGGACCACGGAGATACTTTCGAAACTTGCAAGAGCTGTATCGACTCAGGTTTCTCTTCTGTAATGATCGACGGTTCTCATCTGCCTTATGAAGAAAACGTAGCTTTGACAAAGAAGGTGGTTGACTACGCTCATCAGTTTGATGTAACTGTAGAAGGTGAATTGGGTGTATTGGCCGGTGTGGAAGATGAAGTTTCTTCTGATCATCATACTTATACTGACCCTGAAGAAGTAATTGATTTTGCAACTCGTACAGGTTGCGACTCATTGGCTATCTCTATCGGTACTTCTCACGGTGCATACAAATTTACTCCGGAACAGTGTCACATTGATCCTGCTACAGGTCGTATGGTTCCTCCTCCTTTGGCATTCGAAGTATTGGATGCTGTAATGGAAAAACTTCCGGGATTCCCCATCGTTCTTCATGGTTCTTCATCAGTTCCTCAGGAAGAAGTTGAGACAATCAACAAGTATGGTGGTGCATTGAAGGCTGCTATCGGTATCCCTGAAGAAGAATTGCGAAAGGCTGCCAAGTCTGCTGTTTGCAAAATCAACATTGACTCAGACTCTCGTCTGGCTATGACTGCTGCTGTTCGCAAAGTATTTGCTGAAAAACCAGCTGAATTTGACCCTCGTAAGTACTTAGGTCCGGCTCGTGACAATATGGAAAAACTGTACAAGCACAAAATTATTAACGTGCTGGGTTCAGACAATAAATTGGCTGAATAA